A genomic segment from Pseudomonas sp. M30-35 encodes:
- a CDS encoding HAD family hydrolase, whose amino-acid sequence MTIKLITFDLDDTLWDVTPVMQDAEAALRNWLTMYAPKLGAVPVEHLWQIRNQLLEQEPTLKHRLSELRRRILRNALQGAGYVEKEASALAEAGFQVFLAARHQVELFAEVHPTLEALAAQFQLGVITNGNADVRRLGLADYFQFALCAEDLGIGKPDPKPFQEALRHANVSAEFAVHIGDHPCDDIAGAQAAGMRAIWFNPLNRTWPDQAPPDGEVSSLAQLPKLLSSWLTG is encoded by the coding sequence ATGACCATCAAGCTAATCACTTTTGACCTCGACGACACCTTGTGGGATGTCACTCCGGTGATGCAAGACGCCGAGGCCGCGCTGCGTAACTGGCTGACCATGTATGCACCCAAGTTAGGTGCCGTGCCAGTTGAACATCTGTGGCAGATTCGCAATCAGCTGCTGGAGCAAGAGCCAACCCTTAAACACCGTCTGAGCGAGCTGCGTCGGCGTATTCTGCGCAATGCCTTGCAAGGTGCGGGTTATGTCGAGAAAGAAGCTTCAGCGCTGGCTGAGGCCGGATTTCAAGTGTTTTTGGCCGCCCGCCATCAAGTTGAACTGTTTGCCGAGGTACATCCAACCCTTGAGGCACTGGCCGCTCAGTTCCAGCTCGGAGTGATCACCAATGGCAATGCCGATGTTCGACGCTTGGGTTTGGCCGATTATTTTCAATTTGCCTTGTGCGCTGAAGACTTAGGGATTGGCAAGCCAGACCCTAAACCCTTTCAAGAAGCGCTTAGGCACGCGAATGTCAGCGCAGAGTTCGCGGTACATATCGGCGACCACCCGTGCGACGATATCGCTGGCGCACAAGCCGCTGGCATGCGCGCCATCTGGTTCAACCCACTAAATCGAACCTGGCCCGACCAAGCCCCACCAGACGGCGAAGTCAGCAGTTTGGCGCAATTACCCAAACTCCTGAGCAGTTGGTTGACCGGCTAA
- the sutA gene encoding transcriptional regulator SutA, producing MSDEDLEQEELDGTDEDDGEDLAASDDGDPSIDDDSDDDIAAPSGKSKSKKAKAAVDPEDLPSVEAKQKDRDSLAQAMEEFLARGGKVQEVEPNVVSDPPKKPDSKYGSRPI from the coding sequence ATGAGCGACGAAGATCTCGAACAAGAAGAGTTGGATGGGACTGACGAGGACGATGGTGAGGATCTTGCTGCGTCTGACGATGGTGACCCAAGTATTGATGACGATAGCGATGACGACATTGCCGCGCCTTCCGGCAAAAGCAAAAGCAAAAAAGCTAAAGCTGCGGTAGACCCGGAAGATTTGCCAAGCGTTGAAGCCAAGCAAAAGGATCGTGACTCACTGGCCCAGGCCATGGAGGAGTTCCTGGCACGTGGCGGTAAAGTGCAAGAGGTCGAACCTAACGTGGTTTCTGACCCGCCGAAAAAGCCGGACAGCAAATACGGCAGCCGCCCTATTTGA
- a CDS encoding ammonium transporter: MDNTALTALTYGFDTFYFLICGALVMWMAAGFAMLESGLVRAKNTTEILTKNIALYAVASVMYLLIGYHIMYSSPEGGILPSLGFLIGSEHSAEAVLAGGDDAPYYSLRSDFFFQVVFAATCMSIVSGAVAERMKLWAFLAFAVVMTGFIYPVQGFWKWGAGFLNSAGFLDFAGSGVVHMAGAAAALAGVLLLGARKGKYGANGQINPIPGANLPMATLGTFILWMGWFGFNGGSQLKMSTIEDANAVAQVFVNTNMAAAGGLIAALLVARILFGKADLTMALNGALAGLVAITAEPLTPGALQATMIGAVGGVLVVFAIISLDKLKLDDPVGAISVHGVCGIWGLLAVCLTNPDATLGAQLLGIASIFAWVFIASLIVWAIIKAVIGLRVSEEEEYEGVDIAECGMEAYPEFTKS, encoded by the coding sequence ATGGACAACACAGCATTGACAGCATTGACGTACGGTTTTGACACCTTCTACTTCTTGATATGCGGCGCATTGGTGATGTGGATGGCGGCGGGTTTCGCCATGCTCGAATCCGGTCTGGTACGCGCCAAGAACACCACCGAGATTTTGACCAAGAACATCGCGTTGTATGCGGTCGCCAGCGTCATGTATCTGCTCATTGGTTACCACATCATGTATTCCAGCCCTGAAGGCGGCATTCTGCCAAGTCTCGGCTTTTTGATTGGTAGCGAGCACAGCGCTGAAGCCGTTTTGGCGGGTGGCGATGATGCGCCGTACTACTCATTGCGTTCGGACTTCTTCTTTCAGGTGGTGTTCGCTGCCACTTGTATGTCGATCGTTTCCGGTGCGGTTGCTGAGCGTATGAAGCTCTGGGCGTTTCTAGCCTTCGCGGTAGTGATGACTGGTTTCATCTACCCAGTACAAGGTTTCTGGAAATGGGGTGCAGGCTTCCTTAACTCTGCAGGCTTCCTCGACTTCGCAGGTTCTGGCGTGGTGCACATGGCGGGCGCTGCTGCGGCTCTGGCAGGTGTTCTGCTGCTGGGTGCACGTAAAGGTAAATATGGCGCTAACGGCCAGATTAACCCGATTCCGGGTGCTAACTTGCCAATGGCCACGCTGGGTACATTCATCCTGTGGATGGGCTGGTTTGGTTTCAACGGCGGTTCGCAGTTGAAGATGAGCACCATTGAAGATGCCAACGCTGTTGCTCAGGTGTTTGTTAACACCAACATGGCCGCTGCGGGTGGTTTGATTGCAGCGCTGTTGGTGGCACGCATCCTGTTCGGCAAAGCTGACCTGACCATGGCCCTTAACGGTGCGTTGGCTGGTCTGGTTGCGATCACCGCTGAACCACTGACCCCTGGCGCCCTGCAAGCCACGATGATCGGCGCTGTTGGCGGTGTATTGGTGGTGTTCGCCATTATCAGCCTCGATAAGCTCAAGCTCGATGATCCAGTGGGTGCTATTTCGGTACACGGCGTATGCGGTATTTGGGGGCTGCTGGCTGTTTGCCTGACCAACCCTGACGCAACCTTGGGCGCTCAGTTGCTGGGTATTGCTTCGATCTTCGCTTGGGTATTCATCGCCAGCCTGATCGTTTGGGCAATCATCAAAGCGGTTATTGGCCTGCGGGTTAGCGAAGAAGAAGAATACGAAGGTGTGGATATTGCCGAGTGCGGTATGGAAGCTTATCCAGAATTCACCAAGTCATAA
- a CDS encoding ammonium transporter has product MTLRKIAGLGALLSLVLPSVALADEVVLNSGDTAWMIVATALVLFMTIPGLALFYGGMVRSKNVLSVMMQCFAVTCLVSLLWVVYGYSMAFDTTGMEEGVVNFNSFVGGLSKAFLSGLETDSLVAAVPESVFITFQMTFAIITPALIVGAFAERMKFSSMLVFITAWFTLVYAPMAHMVWGGVGGLLWDWGVLDFAGGTVVHINAGVAGLVACLVLGKRKGYPTTPMAPHNLGYTLIGAAMLWVGWFGFNAGSALAANGTAGMAMLVTQIATAAAALGWMFAEWLTHGKPSALGIASGVVAGLVAITPAAGTAGPMGGLVIGLASGVICFFCATSLKRKLGYDDSLDAFGVHGVGGIVGALLTGVFAAPALGGFGEVENIAAQLWIQFEGVIFTVVYTAIVTFVILKVIDLVMGLRVSDEDEAVGLDLAQHNERGYNL; this is encoded by the coding sequence ATGACTCTGCGAAAAATCGCAGGGCTAGGAGCCCTTTTGTCCCTCGTTTTGCCAAGCGTTGCGCTGGCTGACGAGGTTGTACTGAACAGCGGCGACACTGCGTGGATGATTGTTGCCACCGCACTCGTGCTGTTTATGACCATTCCTGGCCTGGCACTGTTTTATGGCGGCATGGTGCGTTCCAAGAACGTGCTGTCGGTAATGATGCAGTGCTTCGCTGTTACTTGTTTGGTCAGTCTGTTGTGGGTCGTTTATGGCTACAGCATGGCGTTTGACACCACAGGCATGGAAGAAGGTGTTGTTAACTTCAATTCCTTTGTGGGCGGCTTGTCGAAAGCATTCCTCAGCGGTTTGGAGACTGACAGCCTTGTCGCCGCGGTTCCTGAAAGCGTGTTCATCACCTTTCAAATGACCTTTGCCATCATCACACCTGCTCTCATCGTCGGCGCATTCGCTGAACGCATGAAGTTCTCCTCAATGCTGGTCTTCATTACCGCGTGGTTCACATTGGTCTATGCACCAATGGCGCACATGGTTTGGGGTGGCGTGGGTGGCTTGCTGTGGGATTGGGGCGTGCTCGATTTCGCGGGCGGTACTGTCGTGCACATCAACGCCGGTGTGGCGGGTTTGGTGGCGTGCCTGGTACTGGGTAAGCGCAAGGGTTATCCAACCACGCCAATGGCTCCGCACAATCTGGGTTACACCTTGATTGGCGCGGCAATGCTCTGGGTCGGTTGGTTCGGTTTTAACGCAGGTTCTGCACTTGCAGCGAACGGCACGGCGGGTATGGCCATGCTGGTTACTCAAATCGCCACGGCTGCTGCGGCGCTGGGCTGGATGTTTGCTGAGTGGCTGACACACGGCAAACCAAGCGCACTGGGGATTGCCTCGGGCGTGGTTGCGGGTTTGGTTGCAATTACCCCAGCCGCCGGAACCGCAGGCCCTATGGGCGGGCTGGTTATCGGTCTGGCGTCGGGGGTTATCTGCTTCTTCTGCGCCACTAGCCTGAAACGCAAACTCGGTTACGACGACTCGCTGGACGCCTTCGGTGTGCACGGTGTCGGCGGAATCGTCGGGGCATTGCTCACGGGTGTATTTGCAGCACCTGCATTGGGCGGCTTTGGTGAAGTTGAAAACATTGCAGCGCAACTATGGATCCAGTTCGAAGGCGTGATCTTCACCGTGGTTTACACCGCGATTGTGACCTTTGTGATTCTCAAAGTGATCGATTTGGTAATGGGGCTGCGGGTCAGCGATGAAGATGAAGCTGTCGGTCTAGATCTCGCCCAGCATAACGAGCGTGGGTACAACCTGTAA
- the glnK gene encoding P-II family nitrogen regulator, with protein MKLVTAIIKPFKLDDVRESLSEIGVQGITVTEVKGFGRQKGHTELYRGAEYVVDFLPKVKIDVAIADDQLDRVIEAITKAANTGKIGDGKIFVVNLEQAIRIRTGETDTDAI; from the coding sequence ATGAAGCTAGTTACTGCCATCATCAAGCCGTTCAAGTTGGATGACGTCCGCGAGTCACTGTCGGAGATCGGCGTGCAGGGCATCACTGTTACTGAAGTCAAAGGCTTCGGTCGTCAGAAGGGCCACACCGAGCTGTACCGCGGTGCTGAATACGTTGTCGACTTTTTGCCAAAAGTGAAAATCGACGTGGCAATCGCTGACGATCAACTGGATCGGGTCATCGAAGCCATCACTAAAGCAGCCAACACCGGCAAGATTGGTGACGGCAAAATTTTCGTAGTTAACCTGGAACAGGCCATTCGTATTCGTACCGGCGAAACCGATACCGACGCGATTTAA
- a CDS encoding accessory factor UbiK family protein encodes MLPPKILLDALTAGASRLFNGDTPLPRAEFEAQFKALMQSGFSKLDLVSREEFDSQMVVLARTRARLEALEAKVLELEANSPVTTPAEPSQQ; translated from the coding sequence ATGTTGCCACCAAAAATTCTGCTCGACGCCCTCACCGCTGGTGCTTCGCGCCTGTTCAATGGTGATACGCCGCTGCCCCGCGCGGAGTTCGAAGCGCAATTCAAGGCGCTGATGCAAAGCGGATTCAGCAAGCTGGATTTGGTTAGCCGCGAAGAATTCGACAGCCAGATGGTCGTGTTGGCCCGCACGCGTGCACGATTAGAGGCACTCGAAGCCAAAGTCCTTGAACTTGAAGCCAACAGCCCAGTAACCACACCCGCAGAACCCAGCCAGCAATAA
- a CDS encoding autotransporter outer membrane beta-barrel domain-containing protein gives MKRTIKKSSTSTPAFTVRAGRQLCALQCASFSALLALTVSGSDSAYAACVTQPGAGATEGSTCTNADTSFTSNTINVPIRSSANSSLTLTAPDISAEVLPSTPDGNRAVVFARNAALSIEGNLTSILNGAAGTATGQLLRSTDSGSIVIGGDTRLITTQADAIAIDANRGSILLNGNLDAVSRGPAGTSNKPAVKLEHGLRASNGASIKVQGDTILEVVSRAVEANGTAGSRIDLANLSSRSEGFGIIATGENNAVVITGENVDISVNNNNNEGVFAADGGNVIIDMAGGNTNNGKNSLIVFNTPGASLSTLGDTSDALRVQNSRGDARIKIGAGSITTGTASSGFDSEGAYALVRGGPGVAQVDMTGGSITTLAKEAEAIFVQTDNGAPSRIDNDSIINFSGGSVTTLGNSAVGLLAQSDPLSKGNVSINQSGGSISTSGTGDLEQLSHGILAEATGSGNSSINQSGGTVTTSGNGSHGLYGYSISGDVSVNQGPMASVHASGENASAIVAQAVSPEQRYRIKAAGTLLGGSGQAAGIKTSTQANGSVDLDATANVSAASGIAILDGSGDSTINSAGTINGDILTNAGDDQLNLLAGSTTSGKVMLGMGADRATIENGADISAVSLFDGGNGVYDNLNGSGDSLTFAGGERDVAADTLQNWETVVLDAGTRIKFGASGLTVGGSDDVTQRGLIINRGATVRTTQLKFTVTGDVNNRGTIDLQNNSAGNRFVVASNPNGASGNYRGQDASLKIDSVLGGDNSLTDKLVIEGNSAGNTALSVNNLGGTGAQTNNGIEVVQVAGNSNGVFALNGDIVTKDNQQAVVAGAYAYTLHKAPTGDWYLASTIQPTPAVDPTTPPTPTAPRYSPAAALYQQYGQALLDMNGLPTMQQRVGNRYWHAASGAAQTSTTTNTTTNIDGEQTYIENGASWARVEGTYQRNRPNAGTIDADSVTNRWKMQAGLDALLNEDERGNKLIGGVTAHYGTSDSQVDSFFGDGNIDSRGYGAGLTLTWLQENGFYVDSQASATWYKTDIDSDETDRRLTSDNDGFGYAFSVESGKQIELNQTLTLTPQAQLIYSRVDFDSFTDEFNTRTSLDSADSLRSRLGVSLDHDSRWLDDTNKIRRSHVYAISNLYYEFLDGTQVDVAEVKLKNRPERLWTGLGVGGSYNWNEDKLSLYGEVSVDSSVNNFGDSTAVNGTVGMRLRF, from the coding sequence ATGAAGCGGACTATAAAGAAGAGTTCCACCTCCACCCCGGCATTCACTGTGCGTGCAGGACGTCAACTGTGTGCCTTGCAGTGCGCCTCATTCAGCGCACTTCTGGCTTTGACGGTTAGCGGCTCCGACAGCGCTTATGCGGCATGCGTTACTCAGCCAGGCGCCGGTGCCACGGAAGGCTCGACCTGCACCAACGCAGACACCAGCTTTACCTCAAACACCATCAATGTACCGATTCGCAGCAGCGCCAACAGTTCACTGACGCTGACAGCGCCAGACATCAGTGCTGAAGTTTTACCGAGCACGCCCGACGGTAATCGCGCCGTGGTATTTGCCCGCAATGCAGCCTTGAGCATTGAGGGCAACCTCACCAGCATCCTCAACGGCGCAGCAGGCACCGCAACCGGTCAACTTCTGCGCTCGACCGACAGCGGCTCGATTGTGATCGGCGGCGATACTCGCCTGATCACCACGCAGGCGGATGCCATCGCGATTGACGCAAACCGAGGTAGCATCTTGCTTAACGGCAACCTTGATGCTGTGTCCCGTGGCCCCGCAGGCACCAGCAATAAACCCGCGGTGAAACTTGAGCACGGCTTACGTGCGAGTAACGGCGCCAGCATCAAGGTGCAAGGCGACACAATACTTGAGGTGGTCAGCCGCGCGGTTGAGGCCAATGGCACAGCGGGCTCACGCATTGATTTGGCTAACCTCAGCAGTCGCTCCGAAGGTTTTGGCATTATTGCCACAGGCGAGAATAACGCCGTGGTCATCACCGGTGAAAACGTCGATATCAGCGTCAACAACAACAATAACGAAGGTGTATTCGCCGCTGATGGCGGCAATGTGATCATCGACATGGCGGGCGGCAATACCAACAACGGTAAGAACTCGCTGATCGTGTTCAATACTCCCGGAGCTTCACTCTCCACTCTTGGAGATACGTCTGACGCCTTGCGCGTACAAAACAGCCGCGGTGATGCACGTATCAAAATAGGTGCTGGCAGTATTACCACCGGCACCGCCAGCAGCGGTTTTGACTCCGAAGGTGCCTATGCGCTGGTACGCGGCGGCCCTGGCGTCGCCCAGGTCGACATGACGGGCGGCAGTATCACCACCCTCGCCAAAGAAGCTGAAGCTATCTTTGTCCAAACCGATAACGGTGCGCCCAGCCGGATCGACAACGACAGCATCATCAACTTCAGCGGCGGCAGTGTCACAACCCTAGGTAATAGCGCTGTTGGTTTGCTGGCACAGAGTGATCCACTGAGCAAAGGCAATGTCAGCATCAACCAGTCTGGCGGCAGTATCAGTACCAGTGGCACGGGCGATCTTGAACAATTAAGTCACGGGATTCTGGCAGAAGCCACTGGCTCAGGTAACAGCAGCATCAACCAAAGTGGCGGCACCGTTACCACCTCAGGAAATGGCAGCCATGGCCTCTATGGCTACTCAATTAGTGGCGATGTAAGCGTTAACCAAGGGCCAATGGCGAGCGTTCACGCGAGCGGAGAAAATGCTTCGGCGATTGTTGCTCAAGCGGTTTCACCCGAGCAGCGCTACAGGATTAAAGCCGCAGGTACGTTGCTCGGCGGCAGTGGTCAGGCCGCAGGTATCAAAACCAGCACCCAAGCCAATGGTAGTGTTGACCTCGACGCAACAGCCAACGTAAGCGCAGCCTCGGGGATCGCGATTCTCGACGGTAGCGGTGACAGCACGATCAACAGTGCTGGCACGATTAACGGTGACATCCTGACCAACGCTGGTGATGATCAGTTAAACCTGTTAGCGGGCAGCACAACGAGCGGCAAGGTCATGCTTGGCATGGGCGCCGACCGTGCAACTATCGAAAATGGCGCGGACATCTCGGCAGTCAGTCTTTTCGATGGCGGCAACGGTGTCTACGACAACCTCAATGGCAGCGGCGACAGCCTGACCTTTGCCGGTGGCGAGCGAGATGTCGCTGCTGACACTCTGCAGAACTGGGAAACAGTGGTTCTCGATGCAGGCACCCGCATCAAGTTTGGCGCATCAGGCCTCACCGTTGGCGGCAGCGACGATGTAACGCAACGGGGCTTGATCATCAATCGAGGTGCAACCGTGCGCACCACACAATTAAAATTTACAGTCACGGGTGACGTTAACAACCGTGGCACCATCGACCTGCAAAACAACAGCGCAGGCAATCGTTTTGTCGTCGCCAGCAATCCAAATGGCGCCTCAGGCAATTACCGCGGACAAGACGCCAGTCTGAAAATCGACAGCGTCCTCGGCGGCGATAATTCGTTAACCGACAAGCTGGTGATTGAAGGTAACTCTGCGGGCAACACTGCACTCAGCGTCAATAATCTCGGCGGTACTGGCGCTCAGACCAACAACGGCATCGAAGTCGTGCAAGTAGCGGGTAACTCAAACGGCGTGTTCGCCCTCAATGGCGACATCGTGACCAAGGACAACCAACAAGCCGTTGTCGCTGGCGCCTACGCTTACACGCTACACAAAGCACCAACCGGTGACTGGTATCTGGCCTCAACGATTCAGCCGACTCCCGCGGTCGATCCGACAACCCCTCCAACCCCAACAGCACCGCGTTACAGCCCTGCGGCTGCGCTGTACCAGCAGTATGGCCAAGCGCTACTCGATATGAACGGTTTGCCAACCATGCAACAGCGTGTTGGCAATCGTTACTGGCACGCCGCCAGTGGAGCGGCACAAACCAGCACAACCACCAACACAACCACCAACATTGACGGCGAGCAAACCTATATCGAAAACGGTGCCAGTTGGGCTCGCGTTGAAGGCACCTACCAACGTAACCGTCCAAATGCCGGAACCATCGATGCCGACTCAGTGACCAATCGCTGGAAAATGCAGGCCGGACTCGACGCCTTGCTGAACGAGGACGAACGCGGCAACAAGCTGATTGGCGGGGTGACGGCACACTACGGAACATCTGACTCGCAGGTTGATTCATTTTTCGGTGACGGTAATATCGACAGCCGAGGTTACGGTGCCGGTTTGACCTTAACTTGGCTGCAAGAAAATGGCTTTTATGTTGACTCGCAAGCCTCGGCAACCTGGTATAAAACCGATATTGATTCTGACGAAACAGATCGTCGGCTGACGTCGGATAACGATGGTTTTGGCTACGCCTTCTCCGTCGAGAGCGGTAAGCAAATTGAACTTAACCAAACCCTGACCCTGACGCCACAAGCTCAGTTGATCTACTCACGCGTTGATTTCGACAGCTTCACCGATGAGTTCAACACCCGCACCTCCCTCGACTCAGCCGATAGCCTGCGCTCACGCCTTGGTGTTTCGCTTGATCACGATAGTCGCTGGCTGGATGACACCAACAAAATCCGCCGCAGCCATGTCTACGCAATCAGCAATCTGTACTACGAGTTTCTCGATGGCACACAGGTTGATGTTGCCGAGGTAAAACTCAAAAATCGTCCTGAACGACTCTGGACAGGCCTCGGTGTAGGCGGAAGTTATAACTGGAATGAAGACAAGCTCTCGCTGTATGGCGAGGTGTCTGTCGACTCATCTGTGAATAACTTTGGCGACAGCACTGCCGTCAACGGCACAGTAGGTATGCGCTTAAGATTTTAA
- a CDS encoding YifB family Mg chelatase-like AAA ATPase, with protein sequence MSLAVVHSRAQVGVDAPAVTVEAHLANGLPSLALVGLPETAVKESKDRVRSAILNSAFEFPPRRITLNLAPADLPKDGGRFDLAIALGILAASGQIPAKALENIECLGELALSGEIRSVRGVLPAALAARTSGRTLVVPSANAEEASLASGLNVIAAEHLLQLAAHFNGLAVIAPYQSKGLLHHVQPYPDLSEVQGQLAAKRALLVAAAGSHNLLFSGPPGTGKTLLASRLPGLLPPLGEQEALEVAAIHSVASHTPLTAWPQRPFRTPHHSASGPALVGGGSRPQPGEITLAHHGVLFLDELPEFDRKVLEVLREPLESGHIVIARARDKVRFPARFQLVAAMNPCPCGFLGDPSGRCRCSSEQIQRYRAKLSGPLLDRIDLHVTVARETTTLHVPQSTGSDTATSAAHVANARQRQMQRQGCANAFLDLAGLRQHCPLQADDQRWLENACERLALSLRAAHRVLKVARTLADLECAAEISRQHLAEAMQYRGHAQS encoded by the coding sequence ATGTCGCTGGCCGTAGTCCACAGCCGCGCCCAAGTGGGTGTTGATGCACCCGCCGTCACTGTCGAAGCCCACCTTGCGAATGGCTTACCATCATTGGCATTGGTCGGCCTGCCCGAAACAGCGGTAAAAGAAAGCAAAGACCGAGTACGCAGTGCCATTCTCAACTCTGCATTTGAGTTTCCCCCGCGTCGCATCACGCTCAACTTAGCGCCCGCCGATTTGCCCAAAGACGGCGGTCGTTTTGATTTAGCCATCGCCTTGGGAATTCTCGCTGCGAGCGGACAAATACCCGCGAAAGCACTTGAAAACATTGAGTGCCTGGGTGAATTGGCATTGTCCGGGGAAATCCGCTCTGTGCGCGGAGTATTACCAGCGGCTCTGGCCGCCAGAACCAGTGGCCGCACGTTAGTGGTGCCCAGCGCCAACGCCGAAGAGGCCAGCCTCGCCTCCGGTTTGAACGTGATTGCAGCAGAGCATTTATTGCAGTTGGCGGCGCACTTCAATGGCTTGGCGGTGATTGCACCGTATCAATCAAAAGGCCTGTTGCACCATGTTCAGCCTTACCCGGACTTATCCGAAGTACAGGGTCAATTAGCGGCAAAACGTGCATTGCTGGTCGCCGCAGCCGGCTCCCACAACTTACTGTTTAGCGGCCCACCCGGCACCGGCAAGACTCTGCTCGCCAGCCGCCTACCCGGTTTATTGCCGCCGCTTGGTGAACAGGAAGCGCTGGAGGTTGCCGCCATTCATTCGGTGGCCAGCCACACCCCGCTGACGGCATGGCCACAGCGCCCTTTCCGAACACCCCATCACAGCGCATCCGGGCCGGCATTGGTCGGTGGCGGCAGTCGCCCGCAACCCGGCGAAATCACACTCGCGCACCACGGCGTGTTGTTTCTAGACGAACTGCCTGAGTTTGATCGCAAAGTGCTTGAGGTGCTGCGCGAACCCCTTGAAAGCGGGCATATCGTGATTGCCCGCGCCCGTGACAAGGTGCGCTTTCCGGCCCGTTTCCAGCTGGTTGCCGCCATGAATCCTTGTCCATGTGGGTTTCTCGGCGACCCCAGCGGGCGCTGCCGTTGCAGCAGCGAGCAGATTCAACGCTATCGGGCAAAGCTTTCCGGGCCCCTGCTCGACCGTATTGATTTGCACGTCACCGTGGCCCGTGAAACGACAACTCTGCACGTACCGCAAAGCACAGGAAGTGACACCGCCACCAGCGCCGCCCATGTCGCCAACGCCCGCCAACGGCAGATGCAACGTCAAGGCTGCGCCAATGCATTTCTTGATCTGGCGGGCCTACGCCAGCACTGTCCTTTGCAGGCAGATGATCAGCGCTGGCTGGAGAATGCCTGTGAGCGGCTGGCCTTATCGCTGCGTGCGGCTCACCGCGTACTCAAAGTTGCGCGCACCTTGGCCGACCTTGAGTGCGCTGCAGAGATCAGCCGCCAGCATTTGGCTGAAGCAATGCAATACCGCGGTCATGCGCAGAGCTGA